One stretch of Alphaproteobacteria bacterium DNA includes these proteins:
- a CDS encoding methyltransferase, whose product MSTLSCSEKFTEDALLGGRVKLLQPRNGYRAAIDPVLLAAAIPAKAGQSAIELGLGSGAAALCLLIRVAGMKQITGLEFDFGQAELARRNACLNGMQDLLRVVEGDAAHPPSDIPRNHFDHAFMNPPFLEGGRHDAPPDPGKALAHIDTKDLLAAWISVAGKLLKPKGTLTLIHRADRLDQILGALAPGFGSPVILPLWPRANESAKRVIVQAVKTGRAACKLLPGLVLHDANGYTVEAMSVLRDAAPLDLSR is encoded by the coding sequence ATGAGCACTCTTTCATGTAGCGAGAAATTCACCGAAGACGCGCTTCTCGGCGGGCGCGTGAAGTTGCTGCAACCGCGAAATGGCTATCGGGCGGCCATCGATCCGGTGCTGCTGGCCGCCGCCATCCCTGCAAAAGCAGGACAATCCGCAATCGAACTGGGCCTGGGATCGGGAGCGGCGGCGCTGTGCCTGTTGATCCGGGTTGCGGGGATGAAACAGATCACCGGCCTTGAATTTGACTTTGGTCAAGCCGAATTGGCGCGCCGCAACGCTTGCCTGAACGGCATGCAGGACCTGTTGCGCGTCGTCGAGGGCGATGCCGCCCATCCGCCAAGCGATATCCCGCGCAATCATTTCGACCACGCCTTCATGAATCCTCCCTTTCTGGAAGGCGGGCGACATGATGCGCCGCCCGACCCGGGCAAGGCGCTGGCCCATATCGACACCAAGGACTTGCTTGCCGCTTGGATCAGCGTGGCCGGAAAATTGCTGAAACCCAAAGGCACGCTGACTTTGATTCATCGCGCCGACCGATTGGATCAGATACTTGGGGCGCTGGCGCCGGGCTTTGGCAGCCCCGTCATCCTGCCCCTTTGGCCGCGCGCCAACGAAAGCGCCAAACGCGTCATCGTGCAGGCGGTCAAGACGGGCCGGGCGGCTTGTAAGTTGCTTCCCGGACTGGTACTGCATGACGCCAACGGCTACACGGTGGAGGCAATGAGCGTCCTGCGTGACGCCGCCCCCCTCGATCTTAGCCGATAA